From Arctopsyche grandis isolate Sample6627 chromosome 12, ASM5162203v2, whole genome shotgun sequence, one genomic window encodes:
- the LOC143920443 gene encoding uncharacterized protein LOC143920443, producing MAILKKGTLPILLALAVVLVTVTAREISRSKREADQETAASHGHHWKKGGGKEHHSDHHSSHGDKGDKGYKGHHDHEKGSKGHHDKAGHKGHYSDHGGHKKSHHDGGGYYGEHHKAEKGEKGHGYDEKGSYKKGHSTKGKHEIHKLDEFKKNKHFFDEHHDAGHHEKHGGFHEEHGHKKGGSHKGGHHKSAHDHGEHGKKGHHEKGSHHHDHKGHKGAGGHDEHWSHHSDFGKKGGHEDHKKWGFKKGH from the coding sequence ATGGCGATCCTTAAAAAAGGAACGCTGCCGATTCTGCTGGCACTAGCAGTAGTGCTAGTGACAGTGACAGCTAGGGAAATCTCGAGGAGCAAACGCGAAGCAGATCAGGAGACGGCCGCTAGCCACGGACACCACTGGAAAAAAGGAGGTGGCAAGGAACACCACTCAGATCATCACTCCAGCCATGGAGATAAGGGAGACAAGGGTTATAAAGGACACCACGACCATGAAAAGGGCTCCAAAGGACACCACGACAAAGCAGGCCACAAAGGACACTACTCTGACCATGGTGGTCACAAGAAGTCCCATCATGACGGAGGCGGTTACTACGGCGAGCACCACAAGGCTGAAAAAGGAGAGAAAGGACACGGCTACGACGAGAAAGGATCTTACAAAAAAGGTCACTCTACAAAGGGCAAGCACGAAATTCACAAGTTAGACGAGTTCAAGAAAAACAAGCACTTCTTCGACGAACATCACGATGCCGGCCACCACGAGAAGCACGGTGGATTCCATGAAGAGCACGGACACAAGAAGGGCGGGTCTCACAAGGGAGGTCATCACAAGAGTGCTCACGACCACGGAGAACACGGCAAGAAGGGTCACCACGAGAAGGGATCCCACCACCACGATCACAAGGGTCACAAGGGAGCCGGAGGCCACGACGAGCACTGGTCCCACCATTCCGACTTTGGAAAGAAGGGAGGTCACGAAGACCACAAGAAATGGGGATTCAAAAAAGGACATTAA